The genomic region CTAGACGTTGGGAGAAACTTCTTAACATACGCGACCAGGTCTTCAAAGCTATTGAAGAAGCGCGGACGGCTGGCGTGATAGTAAAGCCTCTTGAGGCTGCTGTGAATCTAGCTGCGCCGCCTGAACTTTATGATTTTCTAGTTGACTATGTGGAGCAACTTCCTTCGATTTTTATCGTTTCACAAGTGAAGGTCGAACAATCCAAAGATAAGAAGCTGGAAATCCAAGTAAGCCCAGCACCAGGTAAAAAGTGTGAGCGATGTTGGTTAGTAGTCCCGGGGGTAGGGGAGCATCCTATCCATCCAACGCTTTGCGCTCGTTGTGCCGAGGTTGTTACAAGGGTATACTAAATTGCATTGATTTAGCGGAGGAAGGATTTCGAAATTTTGGTGTTTTTTGTAGTCCATTCTCCGTATTTATAAGGGGGAAATAAATGCAAAAATCTATTGATAATGAAAAATTCAGGAAAAGACTTATCGAAGAGCGTGAGCGTATTCGCAAGGAAATAGAAGAAATCGAACGCGATATAGGCTATTACGACACTGAAATTGGACATTCGGAACTAGCAGATTATGACAATCACCCTGCAGATGCAGGTTCTGATACATTTGAAAAGGAAAAAGATATCGCCCTATTAGATAACTATAAAGATATACTCGGAAAAATTGATGAGGCATTGGGCAAGCTTGACCGGGGCACTTATGGAATATGCGACCGGTGTGGAAGAAGGATTGCTGAAGGTCGCCTGGAGATAATCCCATATGCTATCTACTGTGTAGAATGCCAAGATATTATAGAGGGTCAGTGACAAGAAGATTATTTTATACGATAGCGCTCACAGTGGCATTTATCGACCAATCTACAAAGATGCTTGTTTCCAGCCATCTTCGGCCTGGCAATTCAATTCCAATAATAGACGGTGTTGTACTTATCGAACCAACTCGCAACCCAGGTGGCGCATTTGGCATTTTTCAAGCATATGGAGGAATTATAACTTTTCTAACCGCCCTGGCAATTATTGCAATCCTCGTTGCTAGCCGTCGAGACCTTGTATTGCCACGAATTGCGTGGATCGCGCTGGCTTTGCAACTTGGCGGGGCATTTGGAAACTTAATAGATAGAATACGCTTAGGTTATGTTTTAGATTTCATCAACTTTCAAGTATGGCCTGTGTTTAATTTCGCAGACGCCGCAATTACAATTGGTGTTGTCTTGCTTTTGTGCTACGTAATTTTCGGCGATAAATTTTACGCACGCAGTGCGTCTTAACAGCCAACGGAGAATTAACCATTGCGCTCGGTTCTTTTTCAAATCGGCCCAATACCCATTCGCTCCTATGGCCTCATGCTCTGGCTAGCCCTTGTAGTTGGCCTTTTTTGGACTATTAGAGCATCCAAAAAAACCAACATTAAGTCTGAGCATGTTGTTGACATTGCTCTCTATGGCTTAATTGTAGGCATAATTTTCGCACATATTTCATCTATTTTACTGGATTTGCGATATTACTTAAGCAATCCATCGGAGATAACTAATCTTTGGAGCGAGATATTTTCACCATCCGGTGGTTTACGCGGATTGTCGTTCCATGGGGGCCTTGTTGGCGGGATAATTTCGACTTTCGTTTATACTAGGCGGAAAAAGCTTAATTTTCTCGCAGTGGCTGATTTGTTTTCGCCAGCTCTTGCGCTCGGATATGCTATTACAAGAATTGGATGTCTTCTAAATGGCTGTTGCTATGGCATACCGACGAAGCTTCCCTGGGCTCTGCAATTTCACATAGGGCCACCATCTGAAGGCTTAACTCCGCCTAGCCACCCAACACAAATTTATGCTACAATCGCCAATCTTGTAATTTTTGCATTTCTCATAGCCATCGAGAAAAATCGGAAGTTTAATGGCCAAGTATTCTCAAGTTATCTGGCTATGTATTCAGTCTACCGATTTTTAATTGAATTCCTGAGGCGCGGTGTCACTGCTCAGGTTTGGCTTGCTGGCTTA from Armatimonadota bacterium harbors:
- a CDS encoding TraR/DksA C4-type zinc finger protein, translating into MQKSIDNEKFRKRLIEERERIRKEIEEIERDIGYYDTEIGHSELADYDNHPADAGSDTFEKEKDIALLDNYKDILGKIDEALGKLDRGTYGICDRCGRRIAEGRLEIIPYAIYCVECQDIIEGQ
- the lgt gene encoding prolipoprotein diacylglyceryl transferase, coding for MRSVLFQIGPIPIRSYGLMLWLALVVGLFWTIRASKKTNIKSEHVVDIALYGLIVGIIFAHISSILLDLRYYLSNPSEITNLWSEIFSPSGGLRGLSFHGGLVGGIISTFVYTRRKKLNFLAVADLFSPALALGYAITRIGCLLNGCCYGIPTKLPWALQFHIGPPSEGLTPPSHPTQIYATIANLVIFAFLIAIEKNRKFNGQVFSSYLAMYSVYRFLIEFLRRGVTAQVWLAGLTQAQWVSLIILIITIPILASKVKEPKPKNQKAKIRNGG
- the lspA gene encoding signal peptidase II, with the translated sequence MTRRLFYTIALTVAFIDQSTKMLVSSHLRPGNSIPIIDGVVLIEPTRNPGGAFGIFQAYGGIITFLTALAIIAILVASRRDLVLPRIAWIALALQLGGAFGNLIDRIRLGYVLDFINFQVWPVFNFADAAITIGVVLLLCYVIFGDKFYARSAS